The genomic segment CCATGACCGTGTCTTTCCATGGCCACACCCACCATGGCCACACCCACCATGACCATGTCCCACCATGACCACACCCACCATGACCGTGTCCCACCATGGCCACGCCCACCACGCCCACATCCCCCACCCAAtaccatgccccccccccccagtgccacGCCCCTCCCGTGTCCCCCAGCCACATCCAGGTGCGGGCGGGGGAGCACAGCCTGGCCGGGCTGACGGGGGAGGAGCAATTCGCCACAGCCGTGGCCACCGTGGTCCACCCGGACTACGAAAGCGTGGATGGGGCCACCTCCTACGCCCATGACCTGATGCTGCTGCGGGTGGAGCCCCCCTTCACCATCACCCCCTTCGTCCGTCCCGTGGCCTTACCCAGAAGCCCCCTGGCCACTGGCACCAACTGCACCGTCATGGGGTGGGGCACCACCACCAGCCCCCAAGGTACcagggggggacacgggagggtGGGGTGGTGGCCTCTCCATGGAGAAAGGACCCAACTGACCATGGGATGGTCACTCAATGGTGTTGGgttgggtggtggcatctccatGGAGAAGGGACCCGGGTGACCATGGGATGGTCACTCAATGGTGTTGGgttgggtggtggcatctccatGGAGAAGGGACCCAGGTGACCACAGGATGGTCACCTCAATGGTGTTGGgttgggtggtggcatctccatGGAGAAGGGACCTGGGTGACCACGGGACGGTCACCTCAACACCCGTTGGGTTGGGTGGTGGCATCCAGTGGCCGGGACTCTGTGTCCTGGCCCGGGTTGGCCACGTgtgtcccctcccccccacccccagagtCCCTCCCCGACACCCCCCAGTGCGTCAACGTCACGGCGGTGGGTGACGCCGAGTGCCGGCGCGTCTACGGCACCAAGGTCACCCAGGACATGTTGTgcgccggcgcggcggcggggggcaaGGACTCCTGCCAGGTACCGCCAgctccccgtgtcccctccccatgtccccgtgtccccatgtccccacagccccatggCCCCTCCCCACGGCCCTTTGGTCACCCCTTGGCCCATTGGCTTTGGGATGTGGCCGTGTCCTTGTGTCCCACCACCTTGTCCCCACGTCCCAccttgtccccgtgtcccaccTTGTCCCTGTGTCCCACCTTGTCCCCACGTCCCACCTTGTCCCTGTGTCCCACCACCTCATCCCTGTGTCccaccatgtccctgtcccccaccaccTCATTCCACATCCCATCACCTTGTCCCCACGTCCcaccttgtccccatgtcccatcACCTTCTTCCTGGGTCCCATCATcttgtccccgtgtcccaccACCTCATCCCTGTGTCCCATCACATTGTCCCCACGTCCTacctgtccctgtgtcccaccaCCTTGTCCCCGTATCCCACCTCGTCCCCATGTCCCATCACTTTGTCCCCATGTCTCACCTTGTCCCCACGTCCCAccttgtccccgtgtcccaccACTTCATCCCTGTGTCCCACCACCTCGTCCCTGTGTCCCACCTTTTCCCCGTGTCCCACCTTGTCCCTGTGTCCCACCACCTCATCCCTGTGTCCCACCACTTCATCCCTGTGTCCCACCACCTCGTCCCTGTGTCCCAccttgtccccgtgtcccaccTTGTCCCCGCGTCCCACCTTCTCCCTGTGTCCCATCACCTCATCCCCGTGTCTCAccttgtccccgtgtcccaccttgtccccg from the Strix uralensis isolate ZFMK-TIS-50842 unplaced genomic scaffold, bStrUra1 scaffold_309, whole genome shotgun sequence genome contains:
- the LOC141938798 gene encoding trypsin-like; its protein translation is MAAPCGLLLLLFLLPALVTPGWPWGERILGGSECPTWAHPGLVLLFYFDQPQCGGALLSTQWVLTAAHCQTSHIQVRAGEHSLAGLTGEEQFATAVATVVHPDYESVDGATSYAHDLMLLRVEPPFTITPFVRPVALPRSPLATGTNCTVMGWGTTTSPQESLPDTPQCVNVTAVGDAECRRVYGTKVTQDMLCAGAAAGGKDSCQGDSGGPLICKGVLQGIVSWGDHPCGQPGKPGVYSRVYNYLPWIQETIGEV